A window of Tautonia plasticadhaerens contains these coding sequences:
- a CDS encoding Gfo/Idh/MocA family protein, translated as MTGPRPSRRSFLRNSAVAAVGTASMARVPNAFAAGSDEIKVGVIGCGGRGTGAAENICEAANGTHNVKIHALADVFQGQVDRCADQLSKNDVVGERFDVSDERRFAGFDAYQQVIDSCDLIILATPPGFRPQHLEAAVAAGKNIFCEKPVAVDGAGIRKVLAAAEEAKKKGLAIVTGTQRRHQAGYIESMRKIAEGALGDVITARVFWNQGNIWVRDRQPGMDDMAYQLHNWYHFLWLCGDHIVEQHVHNLDVARWAFDDAVPASCVGMGGQQVNTEAGFGQSYDHFAVDYAFPDGRHVMSMCRQINGCAKDVSEYIVGAKGTAHLMPSNYSFPDGRLRVRDELNPYVQEHIDLLDSIASGEPINELERVAHSTLMAIMGRDSAYTGKEITWEEALNSSLDTFPSQLQWGPRPEIIVPKPGVTDFA; from the coding sequence ATGACCGGTCCCAGGCCGTCCCGCCGCAGCTTCCTCCGCAACTCGGCCGTCGCCGCCGTCGGCACCGCCTCGATGGCCCGCGTGCCCAACGCCTTCGCCGCCGGATCCGACGAGATCAAGGTCGGCGTCATCGGCTGCGGCGGCCGGGGCACTGGCGCCGCCGAGAACATCTGCGAGGCCGCCAACGGCACCCACAACGTCAAGATCCACGCCCTGGCCGACGTCTTCCAGGGCCAGGTCGACAGGTGCGCCGATCAGCTCTCGAAGAACGACGTCGTCGGCGAGCGGTTCGACGTCTCGGATGAGCGCCGGTTCGCCGGCTTCGACGCCTACCAGCAGGTCATCGACAGCTGCGACCTGATCATCCTGGCCACCCCCCCCGGCTTCCGCCCGCAGCACCTGGAGGCCGCGGTCGCGGCCGGCAAGAACATCTTCTGCGAGAAGCCCGTGGCCGTCGACGGCGCCGGCATCCGCAAGGTGCTCGCCGCCGCCGAGGAGGCCAAGAAGAAGGGCCTGGCGATCGTCACCGGCACCCAGCGCCGCCACCAGGCCGGCTACATCGAGTCGATGAGGAAGATCGCCGAGGGGGCCCTCGGCGACGTGATCACCGCCCGGGTCTTCTGGAACCAGGGGAACATCTGGGTCCGCGACCGCCAGCCCGGCATGGACGACATGGCCTACCAGCTCCACAACTGGTACCACTTCCTCTGGCTCTGCGGCGACCACATCGTCGAGCAGCACGTCCACAACCTCGACGTGGCCCGCTGGGCCTTCGACGACGCGGTGCCCGCCTCGTGCGTCGGCATGGGCGGCCAGCAGGTGAACACCGAGGCCGGCTTCGGCCAGAGCTACGACCACTTCGCCGTCGACTACGCCTTCCCCGACGGCCGACACGTGATGAGCATGTGCCGCCAGATCAACGGCTGCGCCAAGGACGTCTCGGAGTACATCGTCGGCGCCAAGGGCACCGCCCACCTGATGCCCAGCAACTACAGCTTCCCCGACGGCCGCCTCCGCGTCCGGGACGAGCTGAACCCCTACGTCCAGGAGCACATCGACCTGCTCGACAGCATCGCCTCCGGCGAGCCGATCAACGAGCTGGAGCGGGTCGCCCACAGCACCCTGATGGCGATCATGGGGCGTGACTCCGCCTACACCGGCAAGGAGATCACCTGGGAGGAGGCCCTGAACTCCTCGCTCGACACCTTCCCCTCCCAGCTCCAGTGGGGCCCCCGCCCCGAGATCATCGTCCCCAAGCCGGGCGTGACCGACTTCGCCTGA
- the hpnC gene encoding squalene synthase HpnC: protein MPCFADDLRRFGPESAARVTREEARAYCAGLTAAHYENFSVVTHLTPPHLIPAFQAVYAFCRWSDDLGDEVGDRSRATELLSWWRGELRAMFEGEPAHPVMVALRGVVEEFSIPIDPFEALISAFEQDQVVTDYDSYEQLLDYCTRSADPVGRLVLYLGRAHTPENRALSDATCTALQLANFWQDVSRDLDLDRVYLPREDRERFGYPDEHLRAKRFTPGFARLLAFEVDRARALFRVGAPLAGRMPGRLAIDVELFTRGGLAILDRIEAQGFDVFRRRPTVGKAAKLGLLFRSILARSLRSGAGRDRPDPGIRRKDPAAVAAGPAEGRR from the coding sequence ATGCCCTGCTTCGCCGACGACCTCCGACGGTTCGGTCCCGAGTCCGCCGCCCGGGTCACCCGGGAGGAGGCACGCGCCTACTGCGCCGGGCTGACGGCGGCCCACTACGAGAACTTCAGCGTCGTCACCCACCTGACCCCCCCCCATCTCATCCCCGCGTTCCAGGCGGTCTATGCGTTCTGCCGGTGGTCCGACGACCTGGGGGATGAGGTCGGCGACCGGTCCAGGGCCACGGAACTCCTCTCCTGGTGGCGGGGGGAACTCCGGGCGATGTTCGAGGGCGAGCCGGCCCACCCGGTGATGGTCGCCCTGCGGGGCGTGGTGGAGGAGTTCTCCATCCCGATCGACCCGTTCGAGGCGCTCATCTCGGCCTTCGAGCAGGACCAGGTCGTCACCGACTACGACTCCTATGAGCAGCTGCTCGACTACTGCACCCGGTCGGCCGACCCCGTCGGCCGGCTGGTCCTCTACCTCGGCCGGGCCCATACCCCCGAGAATCGGGCGCTCTCCGACGCCACCTGCACCGCCTTGCAGCTGGCGAACTTCTGGCAGGACGTCTCCCGGGACCTCGACCTCGACCGGGTCTACCTCCCCAGGGAGGACCGCGAGCGCTTCGGCTACCCGGACGAGCACCTGAGGGCGAAGCGGTTCACCCCGGGCTTCGCCCGGTTGCTCGCCTTCGAGGTCGACCGGGCGAGGGCGCTGTTCCGCGTCGGGGCCCCGCTGGCCGGCCGGATGCCCGGCCGCCTGGCGATCGACGTGGAGCTGTTCACCCGGGGGGGCCTGGCGATCCTCGACCGGATCGAGGCCCAGGGCTTCGACGTCTTCCGGCGCCGGCCGACCGTCGGCAAGGCGGCCAAGCTCGGCCTGCTGTTCCGGTCGATCCTGGCCCGATCGCTCCGGTCGGGGGCCGGGAGGGATCGCCCCGACCCCGGGATTCGGCGGAAGGACCCGGCCGCCGTCGCGGCCGGCCCGGCGGAGGGCCGCCGATGA
- a CDS encoding phytoene/squalene synthase family protein, whose amino-acid sequence MTDALAESYRFCNALSRREAKNFYYSFLLLPPGLRRSMCALYAFLRHTDDLADEPGTIGAKRASLVGWRSGLDRALDGAPSLDWPGLPALADAVRRHAIPPRFLHAVIDGVEMDLEPRPFATFQDLHGYCYRVASAVGLCCIHIWGYDSEGGEAERLAESCGVALQLTNILRDVREDAQLGRVYLPMEDLDRFGVSPEELTATSPSDRLRELLAFQGERAYGFYGESGPLIRLVAPVGRPVLAAIVGIYRALLDEIARRDYDVLASRVALPAWRKAAITAGALAGRLSRPRPRPEGLTP is encoded by the coding sequence ATGACCGACGCGCTCGCCGAGAGCTACCGGTTCTGCAACGCCCTCTCGCGCCGGGAGGCGAAGAACTTCTACTATTCGTTCCTGCTGCTGCCCCCGGGCCTGCGGCGGTCGATGTGCGCCCTGTATGCCTTCCTCCGCCACACCGACGACCTGGCGGACGAGCCGGGGACGATCGGGGCCAAGCGGGCCTCGCTCGTCGGGTGGCGATCGGGGCTCGACCGGGCCCTCGACGGCGCCCCCTCGCTCGACTGGCCGGGCCTGCCCGCCCTGGCCGACGCGGTCCGGCGACACGCGATCCCGCCGAGGTTCCTGCATGCGGTGATCGACGGCGTGGAGATGGACCTGGAGCCCCGGCCGTTCGCGACCTTCCAGGACCTGCACGGGTACTGCTACCGGGTCGCCTCGGCCGTCGGGCTCTGCTGCATCCACATCTGGGGCTACGACTCCGAGGGCGGCGAGGCCGAGCGGCTGGCCGAGTCGTGCGGCGTCGCCCTGCAACTGACCAACATCCTCCGGGACGTCCGGGAGGACGCCCAGCTCGGCCGGGTCTACCTGCCGATGGAGGATCTCGACCGCTTCGGCGTCTCCCCCGAGGAGCTGACGGCGACGTCGCCGAGCGACCGGCTCCGGGAGTTGCTCGCCTTCCAGGGGGAGCGGGCGTACGGCTTCTACGGCGAGTCGGGGCCCCTGATCCGCCTGGTCGCCCCCGTGGGCCGGCCGGTGCTGGCGGCGATCGTGGGGATCTACCGGGCCCTGCTCGACGAGATCGCCCGGCGGGACTACGACGTGCTCGCCTCCCGGGTCGCCCTGCCCGCCTGGCGGAAGGCGGCGATCACCGCCGGGGCCCTGGCCGGCCGCCTCTCCCGCCCGCGACCCCGACCGGAGGGCCTGACCCCGTGA
- a CDS encoding FAD:protein FMN transferase yields MAAVCLAALWGWAADAPAGEGPDRFEFRETHMGSEFKLVVYCNDEALASRAARAAFDRVAGLDATLSDYKVDSELMRLSDRAGGPPVAVSDDLFEVLRRSRELSERTGGAFDVTINPVVKLWRRARRDGTLPPRDRLDEALSRVGWEKLVLDPGARTVRLTLEGMRLDVGGIAKGYASDAALAEVRRLGITRALVAGAGDVVAGDPPPGRDGWTVGIAPLDPARRPGRFLSLSNAAVSTSGDAERYVEIDGVRYSHIVDPRSGLGLTGRSSVTVVAPDGTTSDGLATALSVLGPDRGLALAEEAEGVEALIVSAAGDGDGDRTTVRATGGFGAMLGEGPGASEPGTVPTLGGPEP; encoded by the coding sequence ATGGCGGCGGTCTGCCTCGCGGCGTTGTGGGGATGGGCCGCGGACGCCCCGGCCGGGGAGGGGCCCGATCGGTTCGAGTTCCGAGAGACCCACATGGGCAGCGAGTTCAAACTCGTAGTCTACTGCAACGACGAGGCGCTCGCCAGCCGCGCGGCCCGGGCCGCCTTCGACCGCGTCGCGGGGCTCGACGCCACCCTCAGCGACTACAAGGTCGACAGCGAATTGATGCGCCTGAGCGACCGGGCCGGCGGGCCCCCGGTCGCCGTCAGCGACGACCTGTTCGAGGTGCTCCGGCGTTCCCGGGAGCTCTCCGAGCGGACCGGGGGGGCCTTCGACGTGACCATCAACCCCGTCGTCAAGCTCTGGAGGCGTGCCCGGCGGGACGGCACGCTCCCACCCCGGGACCGGCTCGACGAGGCACTCTCCCGGGTCGGCTGGGAGAAGCTGGTGCTCGACCCCGGGGCCCGGACCGTCCGGCTCACCCTGGAGGGGATGAGGCTCGACGTCGGCGGGATCGCCAAGGGGTACGCCAGCGACGCCGCGCTGGCCGAGGTCCGGCGACTCGGCATCACCCGGGCCCTGGTCGCCGGGGCCGGGGACGTCGTCGCTGGCGACCCTCCCCCGGGGCGGGACGGCTGGACCGTCGGCATCGCCCCCCTGGATCCCGCCCGTCGGCCGGGACGCTTCCTGAGCCTGAGCAACGCCGCCGTCTCGACCTCGGGGGACGCCGAGCGTTACGTTGAGATCGACGGCGTCCGCTATTCCCACATCGTCGACCCCCGGTCCGGCCTGGGCCTGACCGGCAGGAGCAGCGTCACGGTGGTGGCCCCCGACGGGACGACCTCCGACGGACTGGCGACGGCCCTCTCGGTGCTGGGGCCGGATCGGGGCCTGGCCCTGGCCGAGGAGGCCGAGGGGGTCGAGGCACTGATCGTCTCGGCGGCGGGGGACGGGGACGGGGACCGGACGACCGTCCGCGCCACCGGGGGCTTCGGGGCGATGCTGGGCGAGGGGCCCGGGGCCTCGGAGCCCGGGACGGTGCCGACGCTCGGGGGGCCGGAGCCTTGA
- a CDS encoding adenylate kinase family protein: protein MVNHPPLHVVAFGRPGSGKSSLAERLGEAHGFAMVRTGVLLRDAVRQGDALGRQVEALLAAGRLVPDDLAYEVLARDLSALRHNRLLFDGFPRTLGQVPLMARLEQAVGFEIERYVEIAVSPDEALARMGGRRVCPTCAATYHLRKSPPKAEGVCDRDGTPLVGRADDAPEVLGVRQAVYDEHTGPVVEHYRRTAPDRFVAIDGEQPFEEVSRDLERALGLS, encoded by the coding sequence ATGGTGAACCATCCCCCCCTGCATGTCGTCGCCTTCGGCCGTCCGGGAAGCGGCAAGAGCAGCCTGGCCGAGCGTCTGGGAGAGGCCCACGGGTTCGCGATGGTCCGCACCGGTGTGCTGCTCCGGGACGCCGTCCGCCAGGGCGACGCCCTCGGCCGGCAGGTCGAGGCCCTGCTCGCCGCCGGCCGCCTCGTCCCCGACGACCTCGCCTACGAGGTGCTGGCCCGGGACCTCTCCGCCCTGCGACACAACCGCCTCCTCTTCGACGGCTTCCCGAGGACCCTGGGGCAGGTCCCGCTGATGGCCCGGCTGGAGCAGGCCGTCGGGTTCGAGATCGAGCGGTACGTCGAGATCGCCGTCTCCCCCGACGAGGCCCTCGCCCGGATGGGGGGCCGCCGCGTCTGCCCGACCTGCGCCGCCACCTACCACCTCCGCAAGAGCCCGCCGAAGGCCGAGGGCGTCTGCGACCGCGACGGCACCCCCCTCGTCGGCCGGGCCGACGACGCCCCGGAGGTCCTCGGCGTCCGCCAGGCCGTCTACGACGAGCACACCGGCCCCGTCGTCGAGCACTACCGCCGCACCGCCCCCGACCGCTTCGTCGCCATCGACGGCGAGCAGCCCTTCGAGGAAGTCTCCCGGGACCTGGAGCGGGCCCTCGGCCTCTCCTGA
- a CDS encoding alpha/beta hydrolase family protein encodes MPRPPRIAAATLLCLALAPPASAQDGDDAPLSAYFAAEVDRIAAEPLLGIDSLDEWQARRPELQARLRSMLGLDPMPERTDLEVEIRGTVDRPDFVVERILYQSSPGLYVTANLYRPKEVAEGERLPAILYVCGHANVVRDGVIYGCKAHYQHHASWYAANGYVCLVVDTLQLGEVPGLHHGTYREGKWWWQSRGYTPAGVEVWNGIRAIDYLQSRPEVDPDRIGVTGRSGGGAMSWYLGALDDRLAAVIPVAGITDLHDHLLEGGPTGAHADGVIEGHCDCMYLVNTDRWDFEVLAALVAPKPLLVENTNRDPIFPEAGVRRIYEQLETVYGWYDAADRLGLVIGEGGHADTEEIRHPSFAFMNTWLKGQPTDPGDIEEPDRHVPIEDLKVLDVDEPIPSDARNASIDESFVPKAEAPPVPESPERWESLRSSWLDSLRQEVFHGWPEPDEAAPLQVERVAQGERDGVAVSLIEYTSQPGIRLELLILAEPSGEDPDRVNLIVIPDELAESLIAKLKPVARGEAPPEGSGSPADALRHFRAIAGEEDPGVPIVFVFTRGIGATAWPEEEGTHLRRRFPLIGQSLAGMRTWDLRRAIAAIGAIPELADAAIDLTAARAEAPLAVWAAAFEPGVRRVRLRQVPETLQGGPIFLNLDRMMDLDRGIGLLYPRPVTVDDETDPASYRWASELADRLGHDGAWPVLGD; translated from the coding sequence ATGCCCCGCCCCCCCCGGATCGCCGCGGCCACCCTCCTCTGCCTGGCCCTCGCCCCGCCCGCCTCCGCCCAGGATGGGGACGACGCCCCGCTCTCGGCCTACTTCGCCGCCGAGGTCGATCGGATCGCCGCCGAGCCGCTGCTCGGCATCGATTCCCTCGACGAGTGGCAGGCCCGTCGGCCCGAATTGCAGGCCCGACTCCGGTCCATGCTCGGCCTCGACCCGATGCCCGAGCGGACCGACCTGGAGGTCGAGATCCGGGGGACCGTCGACCGGCCCGACTTCGTCGTCGAGCGGATCCTCTACCAATCCTCCCCCGGCCTGTACGTCACCGCGAACCTCTACCGGCCGAAGGAGGTGGCGGAGGGGGAGCGGCTCCCGGCGATCCTCTACGTCTGCGGCCACGCGAACGTGGTCCGGGACGGCGTCATCTACGGCTGCAAGGCCCACTACCAGCACCACGCCTCTTGGTACGCGGCGAACGGGTACGTCTGCCTCGTGGTCGACACGCTCCAGCTCGGCGAGGTCCCCGGCCTGCACCACGGCACCTACCGGGAGGGGAAGTGGTGGTGGCAGTCCCGGGGCTACACCCCGGCCGGGGTCGAGGTCTGGAACGGCATCCGGGCGATCGACTACCTGCAATCCCGGCCCGAGGTGGACCCCGACCGCATCGGGGTCACCGGCCGATCCGGGGGAGGCGCAATGTCCTGGTATCTCGGCGCCCTCGACGACCGTCTCGCCGCCGTCATCCCCGTGGCCGGGATCACCGACCTCCACGATCACCTGCTCGAAGGGGGCCCGACCGGCGCCCACGCCGACGGCGTCATCGAGGGGCATTGCGACTGCATGTACCTCGTCAACACCGACCGCTGGGACTTCGAAGTTCTCGCCGCCCTCGTCGCGCCCAAGCCCCTGCTCGTCGAGAACACGAACCGCGACCCCATCTTCCCCGAGGCCGGCGTCCGACGCATCTACGAGCAGCTCGAAACCGTCTACGGCTGGTACGACGCCGCCGACCGCCTCGGCCTGGTGATCGGCGAGGGGGGGCATGCCGACACCGAGGAGATCCGACACCCTTCGTTCGCCTTCATGAACACCTGGCTCAAGGGCCAGCCGACCGACCCCGGCGACATCGAGGAGCCCGACCGACACGTCCCGATCGAGGACCTGAAGGTGCTCGACGTCGACGAGCCGATCCCGAGCGACGCTCGCAACGCCTCGATCGACGAATCGTTCGTGCCGAAGGCCGAGGCACCGCCGGTGCCGGAGTCGCCCGAGCGTTGGGAATCGCTCCGATCGTCCTGGCTCGATTCGCTCCGCCAGGAGGTCTTCCACGGCTGGCCGGAGCCGGACGAGGCGGCCCCGCTCCAGGTCGAACGGGTCGCCCAGGGGGAGCGGGACGGGGTCGCCGTCTCCCTGATCGAGTACACCTCGCAGCCCGGGATCCGGCTGGAATTGCTGATCCTGGCCGAGCCGTCGGGGGAAGACCCGGATCGGGTCAACCTGATCGTCATTCCGGACGAGTTGGCCGAATCGTTGATCGCCAAACTGAAGCCGGTCGCCCGGGGAGAGGCACCTCCGGAGGGATCGGGTTCACCGGCCGACGCCCTCCGCCATTTCCGGGCGATCGCCGGGGAGGAGGATCCGGGCGTGCCGATCGTCTTCGTCTTCACCCGGGGCATCGGCGCGACCGCCTGGCCCGAGGAGGAGGGGACGCACCTCCGACGCCGGTTCCCGCTGATCGGGCAGAGTCTGGCGGGGATGCGGACCTGGGATCTCCGCCGGGCGATCGCCGCGATCGGCGCGATCCCCGAGCTTGCCGACGCGGCCATCGACCTGACGGCGGCCCGCGCCGAGGCCCCGCTGGCGGTCTGGGCGGCGGCGTTCGAGCCGGGGGTCCGCCGGGTGAGGCTCCGACAGGTGCCGGAGACGCTTCAGGGTGGGCCGATCTTCCTCAATCTCGATCGGATGATGGACCTCGATCGGGGGATCGGCCTGCTCTACCCGAGGCCCGTCACCGTCGACGACGAGACGGACCCGGCCTCGTACCGATGGGCCTCGGAGCTGGCCGATCGGCTCGGCCACGACGGGGCCTGGCCGGTCCTCGGGGACTGA
- a CDS encoding formylglycine-generating enzyme family protein, with the protein MTIPLSIGRAGAVAASCALLLAVSPARGQDAKSPEEMKPYTETIPGTDISFEMVPIPGGTFTMGSPEDEPDRMPHEGPQHPVTVGPFWMGKHEVTWDEYDEFAFSFDLRRKEREGVKDEDQPDSELAADAITRPTPPYADETFGLGREGQPVICITWHSAMEYCRWLSAKTGHTYRLPTEAEWEYACRAGTTTAYHFGDDPELLEEYDWFFENCEGPQPVGTGKPNPWGLYDMHGNVAEWVLDHYVADLYSRRSQDSPTVRPVVVPDEFEFPYVARGGSWDYDPWDCRSASRHVSDPIWSVQDPQRPQSIWWHTDATFVGFRIVRAFDEQPELVGLQSKMIKGKGPQPSGPGGD; encoded by the coding sequence ATGACCATCCCGCTGTCAATCGGCAGGGCCGGGGCCGTCGCGGCCTCCTGCGCCCTGCTGCTCGCCGTCTCCCCGGCCCGGGGCCAGGACGCCAAGTCCCCCGAGGAGATGAAGCCCTATACCGAGACGATACCGGGGACCGACATCTCCTTCGAGATGGTCCCGATCCCCGGCGGCACCTTCACGATGGGCAGCCCCGAGGACGAGCCCGACCGGATGCCGCACGAGGGGCCCCAGCACCCCGTCACGGTCGGCCCCTTCTGGATGGGCAAGCACGAGGTCACCTGGGACGAATACGACGAGTTCGCCTTCAGCTTCGACCTCCGCCGCAAGGAGCGCGAGGGGGTGAAGGACGAGGACCAGCCCGACAGCGAGCTGGCCGCCGACGCCATCACCCGGCCCACCCCCCCCTACGCCGACGAGACCTTCGGCCTGGGCCGGGAGGGGCAGCCGGTGATCTGCATCACCTGGCACTCGGCCATGGAATACTGCCGGTGGCTCTCGGCCAAGACCGGCCACACCTACCGCCTGCCCACCGAGGCCGAGTGGGAGTACGCCTGCCGGGCCGGCACCACCACCGCCTACCACTTCGGCGACGACCCGGAGCTGCTGGAGGAGTACGACTGGTTCTTCGAGAACTGCGAGGGGCCGCAGCCCGTCGGCACCGGCAAGCCCAACCCGTGGGGCCTGTACGACATGCACGGGAACGTCGCCGAGTGGGTCCTGGACCACTACGTGGCGGACCTCTATAGTCGGAGGTCGCAGGACTCGCCGACCGTCCGGCCGGTGGTCGTGCCGGACGAGTTCGAGTTCCCCTACGTCGCCCGGGGCGGGTCCTGGGATTACGACCCCTGGGACTGCCGGAGCGCCTCCCGACACGTCTCCGACCCGATCTGGAGCGTCCAGGATCCGCAGCGACCCCAGAGCATCTGGTGGCACACCGACGCCACCTTCGTCGGCTTCCGGATCGTCCGGGCCTTCGACGAGCAGCCCGAGCTGGTCGGCCTGCAATCGAAGATGATCAAGGGCAAGGGCCCCCAGCCGTCCGGTCCGGGCGGCGACTGA
- the hpnE gene encoding hydroxysqualene dehydroxylase HpnE, which yields MIEARPTDPDLDPPAAGTGRRPSPPRVVVVGGGLAGLAAASRLVRLGLEITLLESRPRLGGRASSFVDPATGEPVDNCQHVSMACCTNLADFCRRVGTADLFRRVPEIVFLDDRGRTSRLRAGPLPAPMHLTGSFLAARYLTFAEKLRVGFGMACLRFAGRDRPGESFDAWLRRHGQTDRTIERFWGTVLVSALNERLDRMDVGHARKVFLDGFLRNRTGFRMEIPTVPLGELYGVRLRQWLEAEGVEIRLKAGVRSIEVDDEGGAVSGVTLRSGKLIPADFVVLAVPYDRVRALVPDREAGRIPGLDGLGRMESSPITGVHFWFDRPVCPPQLEHAVTVGRLIQWVFNHSAIQGREPEGGGQYLQLVISASYDLLPLDKVAIRDRVLADLASIWPSAREARLLRWWAVTEHGATFSVRPGVEGLRPDQRTPIDGLFLSGDWTATGWPATMEGAVRSGYLAAEGILADLGLPRSLVRPDLPTAPLARLLLGRAETRPPIPPGSARRTPLAR from the coding sequence GTGATCGAGGCCCGACCCACCGACCCCGACCTCGACCCGCCGGCCGCGGGGACCGGCCGCCGCCCGAGCCCCCCCCGGGTCGTCGTCGTCGGCGGCGGCCTGGCGGGCCTGGCCGCCGCCTCCCGACTGGTCCGGCTCGGCCTGGAGATCACGCTGCTGGAGAGCCGCCCCCGGCTCGGCGGCCGGGCCTCCTCGTTCGTCGACCCCGCCACCGGCGAGCCGGTCGATAATTGCCAGCATGTCAGCATGGCCTGCTGCACCAACCTCGCCGACTTCTGCCGGCGGGTCGGCACCGCCGACCTGTTCCGTCGCGTGCCGGAAATCGTCTTCCTCGACGATCGGGGGAGGACCTCCCGGCTCCGGGCCGGTCCCTTGCCGGCGCCGATGCACCTCACCGGGAGCTTCCTCGCCGCGAGGTACCTGACGTTTGCCGAGAAGCTGCGCGTCGGCTTCGGGATGGCCTGCCTGCGGTTCGCCGGCCGGGACCGGCCCGGGGAGTCGTTCGACGCCTGGCTCCGACGCCACGGCCAGACCGATCGCACGATCGAGCGCTTCTGGGGCACCGTCCTGGTCTCGGCCCTCAACGAGCGGCTCGACCGGATGGACGTCGGCCACGCCCGCAAGGTCTTCCTCGACGGCTTCCTCCGCAACCGGACCGGCTTCCGGATGGAGATCCCGACCGTCCCGCTGGGGGAACTCTACGGCGTCCGGCTCAGGCAATGGCTGGAGGCCGAGGGGGTCGAGATCCGCCTCAAGGCGGGCGTCCGGTCGATCGAGGTCGACGACGAGGGAGGTGCCGTCTCGGGGGTGACGCTCCGGTCCGGGAAGCTCATCCCGGCCGACTTCGTCGTGCTCGCCGTGCCATACGACCGGGTCCGGGCCCTCGTCCCCGACCGCGAGGCCGGGCGGATCCCCGGGCTCGACGGCCTGGGACGGATGGAGTCCTCGCCGATCACCGGCGTGCATTTCTGGTTCGACCGGCCGGTCTGCCCGCCGCAACTGGAGCACGCGGTGACGGTCGGCCGGCTGATCCAGTGGGTCTTCAACCACTCGGCGATCCAGGGCCGGGAGCCCGAGGGGGGCGGCCAGTACCTGCAACTGGTCATCAGCGCCTCCTACGACCTGCTCCCCCTGGACAAGGTCGCCATCCGGGACCGGGTGCTCGCGGACCTCGCCTCGATCTGGCCGTCGGCCAGGGAGGCCAGGCTCCTGCGATGGTGGGCGGTCACCGAGCACGGCGCGACCTTCTCGGTGCGCCCGGGGGTCGAGGGCCTCCGGCCCGATCAGCGGACGCCGATCGACGGCCTGTTCCTCTCCGGGGACTGGACCGCCACCGGCTGGCCGGCCACGATGGAAGGGGCCGTGCGCAGCGGGTACCTCGCCGCCGAGGGGATCCTGGCCGACCTGGGCCTCCCCCGATCCCTCGTCCGTCCCGACCTGCCGACCGCCCCCCTGGCCCGGCTCCTGCTCGGCCGGGCGGAGACTCGCCCGCCCATCCCCCCGGGGTCGGCCCGGCGTACCCCCCTGGCCCGCTGA
- a CDS encoding carbon-nitrogen hydrolase family protein, with protein sequence MSSVRVSAVQMGPVLGDRGGNLRVIRTRLAEAAGAGALVVVFPECALTGYCFDSREEAMAQAEPVPGPSLDLLADSCADLGVFAVVGMLERDGDRLFNACALVGPSGELACYRKVHLPFMGVDRFADPGDRPFGVVEAAGLRLGLHICYDGTFPEAARVMSLRGADVLVLPTNWPPSSEPAALHLPIVRAIENTVFVMAVNRVGTERGIPFIGRSSIVDPAGLVLASGGPTAEEILIADLDPGLSRTKKLVRIPGVQEVDRFADRRPEFYGPIAEAKGKA encoded by the coding sequence ATGAGCAGCGTCCGGGTATCGGCCGTGCAGATGGGCCCGGTCCTGGGGGATCGGGGGGGGAACCTCCGGGTGATCCGCACCCGGCTGGCCGAGGCCGCCGGGGCCGGCGCCCTCGTGGTCGTCTTCCCCGAGTGTGCCCTGACCGGGTACTGCTTCGACTCCCGGGAGGAGGCGATGGCCCAGGCCGAGCCGGTCCCCGGGCCGAGCCTCGACCTCCTGGCCGACTCCTGCGCCGACCTCGGGGTCTTCGCAGTGGTCGGGATGCTGGAGCGGGACGGCGACCGCCTGTTCAACGCCTGCGCGCTGGTCGGGCCCTCGGGCGAGCTGGCCTGCTATCGCAAGGTGCACCTGCCGTTCATGGGGGTCGACCGCTTCGCGGACCCCGGGGACCGGCCCTTCGGGGTGGTCGAGGCGGCGGGCCTCCGGCTCGGGCTGCACATCTGCTACGACGGGACCTTCCCCGAGGCCGCCCGGGTGATGAGCCTCCGGGGGGCCGACGTGCTGGTGCTCCCCACCAACTGGCCCCCCAGCAGCGAGCCGGCCGCCCTGCACCTGCCGATCGTGCGGGCGATCGAGAACACGGTGTTCGTGATGGCCGTCAACCGGGTCGGCACCGAGCGCGGGATCCCGTTCATCGGCCGGAGCTCGATCGTCGACCCCGCCGGGCTGGTGCTCGCCTCCGGCGGCCCGACGGCGGAGGAGATCCTAATCGCCGACCTCGACCCGGGCCTCTCCCGCACCAAGAAGCTGGTCCGGATCCCGGGCGTCCAGGAGGTCGACCGCTTCGCCGACCGCCGCCCGGAGTTCTACGGGCCGATCGCCGAGGCGAAGGGCAAGGCGTGA